A genomic window from Silene latifolia isolate original U9 population chromosome Y, ASM4854445v1, whole genome shotgun sequence includes:
- the LOC141632482 gene encoding uncharacterized protein LOC141632482: protein MNALTLRNGKVLEDSIMPKGSIAINDEVIEIEDVIKVMEEIVVEEKQANEKEASLTPPRVYVPPVPFPQRLAKAKLEQKYGKFLEILKGMHINIPFLDAIYEIISYGKFLKELLSSKKKLGASTTVNLSRECSAILPNEMSKKLEDPGIFSIPCSTGVIYIKRALCDLGASVSLMPLSVFKKL, encoded by the coding sequence ATGAATGCTTTGACTCTAAGGAATGGGAAGGTACTTGAAGATAGTATTATGCCTAAGGGTAGTATTGCAATCAATGATGAAGTGATTGAGATCGAGGATGTGATTAAGGTGAtggaggagattgttgttgaaGAGAAGCAAGCTAATGAGAAGGAAGCTTCACTGACTCCACCTAGAGTATATGTGCCACCGGTACCTTTTCCTCAAAGGTTAGCCAAGGCAAAGTTGGAGCAAAAGTACGGTAAGTTTCTAGAGATTCTAAAGGGCATGCACATCAATATTCCTTTTTTGGATGCTATTTATGAGATTATCTCATATGGGAAGTTTCTTAAAGAGCTGTTATCAAGCAAGAAGAAGCTTGGGGCAAGTACAACTGTGAATCTATCGAGGGAGTGTAGTGCAATACTCCCTAATGAGATGTCTAAGAAACTTGAAGATCCTGGGATCTTTTCCATTCCATGTTCTACTGGAGTTATTTACATTAAGCGTGCtttgtgtgatttaggggctagtgttagcCTTATGCCTTTGTCGGTTTTTAAGAAGCTATAA